The Arvicanthis niloticus isolate mArvNil1 chromosome 2, mArvNil1.pat.X, whole genome shotgun sequence genome includes a window with the following:
- the Kif3b gene encoding kinesin-like protein KIF3B has product MSKLKSSESVRVVVRCRPMNGKEKAASYDKVVDVDVKLGQVSVKNPKGTAHEMPKTFTFDAVYDWNAKQFELYDETFRPLVDSVLQGFNGTIFAYGQTGTGKTYTMEGVRGDPEKRGVIPNSFDHIFTHISRSQNQQYLVRASYLEIYQEEIRDLLSKDQTKRLELKERPDTGVYVKDLSSFVTKSVKEIEHVMNVGNQNRSVGATNMNEHSSRSHAIFVITIECSEVGLDGENHIRVGKLNLVDLAGSERQAKTGAQGERLKEATKINLSLSALGNVISALVDGKSTHIPYRDSKLTRLLQDSLGGNAKTVMVANVGPASYNVEETLTTLRYANRAKNIKNKPRVNEDPKDALLREFQEEIARLKAQLEKRSIGRRKRREKRREGGGSGGGGEEEEEEGEEGEEEGDDKDDYWREQQEKLEIEKRAIVEDHSLVAEEKMRLLKEKEKKMEDLRREKDAAEMLGAKIKAMESKLLVGGKNIVDHTNEQQKILEQKRQEIAEQKRREREIQQQMESRDEETLELKETYTSLQQEVDIKTKKLKKLFSKLQAVKAEIHDLQEEHIKERQELEQTQNELTRELKLKHLIIENFIPLEEKNKIMNRSFFDDEEDHWKLHPITRLENQQMMKRPVSAVGYKRPLSQHARMSMMIRPEPRYRAENIMLLELDMPSRTTRDYEGPAISPKVQAALDAALQDEDEIQVDASSFESTANRKPKARPKSGRKSGSSSSSSGNPASQFYPQSRGLVPK; this is encoded by the exons ATGTCCAAGTTAAAAAGCTCAGAGTCAGTCCGGGTGGTAGTTCGCTGTCGGCCCATGAATGGCAAGGAAAAGGCTGCATCCTATGACAAGGTGGTAGATGTGGATGTGAAACTGGGGCAGGTGTCTGTGAAGAACCCCAAAGGCACAGCCCATGAGATGCCCAAGACCTTCACCTTTGATGCTGTGTATGACTGGAACGCCAAGCAGTTTGAGCTCTATGATGAGACGTTCCGGCCGCTTGTGGACTCTGTCCTGCAGGGCTTCAATGGCACAATTTTTGCCTATGGACAAACAGGAACTGGGAAAACCTATACCATGGAGGGAGTCCGTGGTGACCCTGAAAAAAGAGGGGTTATCCCCAACTCCTTTGATCATATCTTCACCCACATCTCTCGATCACAGAATCAGCAGTACCTTGTCAGGGCATCTTACTTAGAGATCTATCAGGAAGAGATCCGAGACTTGCTCTCAAAAGATCAGACCAAAAGGCTGGAACTCAAAGAGCGACCAGATACAGGAGTGTACGTGAAGGATTTGTCTTCTTTTGTCACTAAGAGTGTGAAGGAGATAGAGCATGTGATGAATGTGGGAAACCAGAACCGGTCTGTTGGTGCTACCAACATGAACGAACACAGCTCACGGTCGCATGCAATCTTTGTTATCACGATTGAATGCAGTGAGGTGGGCCTggatggtgaaaaccacattcgGGTAGGAAAACTGAACCTTGTAGATCTTGCTGGCAGTGAGCGGCAAGCCAAGACTGGAGCTcaaggggaaagactgaaggaagcGACCAAGATCAACCTGTCCCTGTCAGCCTTGGGTAATGTTATCTCTGCCCTGGTAGATGGCAAAAGCACCCATATTCCATATAGAGACTCAAAGCTGACCAGGCTTCTCCAAGATTCCCTTGGTGGTAATGCAAAAACTGTGATGGTAGCCAATGTGGGGCCTGCCTCTTACAATGTAGAGGAGACCCTGACCACTCTGAGATATGCCAACCGTGCCAAAAACATTAAGAACAAGCCAAGGGTCAATGAGGACCCAAAGGATGCTCTGCTTCGagaattccaagaagaaattgctCGGCTCAAGGCCCAGCTGGAAAAACGTTCCATTGGCAGGAGGAAGAGGCGAGAGAAGCGGAGGgaaggtggtggcagtggtgggggtggggaagaggaggaggaggagggagaagagggtgaggaggaaggggatgatAAGGATGATTACTGGCGGGAACAGCAAGAAAAACTGGAGATTGAGAAGCGGGCCATTGTAGAGGATCACAGCTTGGTTGCAGAGGAGAAGATGAGGCtgctgaaggagaaggagaaaaagatggaggaCCTGCGGCGGGAGAAGGATGCTGCTGAGATGCTGGGTGCCAAAATCAAG gccatggagagcaagctgcTTGTTGGAGGAAAAAATATAGTAGATCATACAAATGAGCAGCAGAAGATTCTGGAACAGAAACGCCAGGAGATTGCAGAGCAG AAACGTCGAGAAAGAGAAATCCAACAGCAAATGGAAAGTCGAGATGAAGAGACCTTGGAACTGAAAGAGACGTACACCTCATTGCAGCAAGAGGTAGACATCAAGACCAAAAAGCTCAAAAAG CTCTTTTCCAAGCTTCAGGCTGTGAAGGCTGAGATCCACGACCTCCaagaagaacacatcaaagagcGCCAGGAGCTGGAGCAGACGCAGAATGAGCTCACCAGGGAGCTGAAGCTCAA GCATCTTATTATAGAAAACTTTATTCCCTtggaagagaagaataaaattatgaataGATCCTTTTTTGATGATGAAGAAGACCATTGGAAATTACATCCTATAACCAGACTGGA GAACCAGCAGATGATGAAGCGGCCAGTCTCTGCCGTGGGATACAAGAGACCACTGAGTCAGCACGCACGGATGTCCATGATGATTCGGCCAGAGCCCCGGTACAGG GCCGAGAACATCATGCTTTTGGAGTTAGATATGCCCAGCCGGACCACCAGAGACTATGAGGGCCCAGCCATTTCTCCCAAGGTTCAGGCTGCACTGGATGCAGCTCTGCAGGATGAAGATGAGATACAGGTGGATGCCTCATCCTTTGAAAGCACTGCAAACAGAAAACCCAAGGCCAG GCCCAAGAGTGGCAGGAAATCaggatcctcctcttcctcctcaggaaACCCTGCATCTCAGTTTTACCCACAGTCTCGGGGGCTGGTTCCCAAGTAA